Proteins from a genomic interval of Chryseobacterium indologenes:
- a CDS encoding GNAT family N-acetyltransferase, whose protein sequence is MIELQPFRIEDAQTLISKIKDERMLLQFAGPAYHFPLTDHQLEADLLNEKRRLFKIIDKTNGNTIGHAQMFLKEETFLLGRILIWDENNRGKGYGKKIMQELLNYGFFHFDKETAELNVYDWNTGAIECYKKVGFTFDPNVKSEAKIGQETWVSLNMKIRRKTFELQQS, encoded by the coding sequence ATGATAGAGCTACAACCTTTTAGGATAGAAGATGCTCAGACATTGATTTCAAAGATCAAAGATGAAAGGATGCTGCTTCAGTTTGCAGGGCCGGCATACCATTTTCCTCTAACTGATCATCAATTGGAAGCTGATTTACTGAATGAAAAGAGAAGATTGTTTAAAATCATCGATAAAACAAACGGTAATACCATTGGTCATGCCCAGATGTTTTTAAAAGAAGAAACATTCCTGCTGGGAAGAATTCTGATCTGGGATGAAAACAACAGAGGAAAAGGGTATGGAAAGAAAATAATGCAGGAACTTCTGAACTATGGCTTCTTTCATTTTGATAAAGAGACAGCAGAGCTTAACGTATACGACTGGAATACCGGTGCTATTGAATGCTATAAAAAGGTAGGTTTCACTTTCGATCCCAACGTTAAGAGTGAAGCGAAGATTGGCCAGGAAACATGGGTTTCATTGAATATGAAAATCCGGCGGAAAACTTTTGAATTGCAGCAATCATGA
- a CDS encoding SRPBCC domain-containing protein, translated as MNTPIIVQYEIEAPVDKVWKALTDKNEMKFWYFDIPDFVAEAGQIFNFFEPGGENKYHHQGEILDILPNQKLKHTWSYPDYSSVKTTVTWELIPEKDETLVRLTHEGIENFKGLGDNFSRESFTEGWNTILGKNLKGYLEK; from the coding sequence ATGAATACACCGATCATCGTACAATATGAAATAGAGGCTCCCGTTGACAAGGTCTGGAAAGCTCTTACCGATAAAAATGAGATGAAATTCTGGTATTTTGATATTCCGGATTTTGTAGCTGAAGCTGGACAAATATTTAATTTTTTTGAACCCGGAGGAGAAAATAAATACCATCACCAGGGTGAAATTCTGGACATACTTCCCAACCAAAAATTAAAACATACCTGGTCTTATCCGGATTATTCAAGCGTGAAAACGACAGTGACCTGGGAGCTTATTCCTGAAAAGGATGAAACTTTAGTCAGGCTGACTCATGAAGGAATTGAAAATTTTAAAGGATTGGGAGATAATTTTTCAAGAGAAAGCTTTACTGAAGGGTGGAACACCATTTTGGGGAAAAATTTAAAAGGATATTTAGAAAAATAA
- a CDS encoding multidrug transporter, which translates to MKWTRRSIYVLTVFSAIPTILYCLGWKFLSIPWQPIAILGTAVAFIVGFKNNASYSRLWEARQIYGSIINDSRSFGYILRDALVGTNPVKVKEMFLRHYAWLTALRFQLREPRAWENMGTAQFDEYSKKYEIPERLTKLEDELKKYLPEDELQYIISKKNRATQLMACQSKELSEAYKKGEINDFQWTQINQQLVKFTDDQGKAERIKNFPYPRNFSSITTYLLLLFILFVPFGLIKELDKLGDGTALEGWTVWFNIPFSLLVTWCFHTLDSVGEASVNPFEGSPNDVPITQISRTIEIDMRDMLDESDLPPAIAPKNNIVL; encoded by the coding sequence ATGAAATGGACCAGGCGAAGTATTTACGTTTTAACAGTATTTTCGGCAATTCCTACGATATTGTACTGCCTAGGATGGAAATTTTTATCTATCCCCTGGCAGCCGATTGCTATTCTGGGGACAGCTGTGGCTTTCATTGTCGGATTTAAGAATAATGCCAGTTACAGCAGGCTTTGGGAAGCAAGGCAGATTTACGGTTCTATTATCAATGACAGCCGCAGCTTTGGATATATTCTCAGGGATGCCTTGGTGGGTACCAATCCGGTGAAAGTAAAAGAGATGTTTCTGCGTCACTACGCATGGCTTACCGCACTTCGCTTTCAGCTCAGAGAACCGAGAGCCTGGGAAAATATGGGAACGGCACAATTCGACGAATATTCAAAAAAGTACGAGATTCCGGAAAGGCTTACCAAGCTAGAAGACGAATTGAAAAAATATCTGCCGGAAGATGAGCTTCAATATATTATAAGCAAAAAAAACAGGGCAACACAGCTTATGGCATGCCAAAGCAAAGAATTGTCTGAAGCTTATAAAAAGGGGGAAATCAACGACTTTCAGTGGACACAAATTAACCAGCAACTGGTAAAATTCACGGATGATCAGGGAAAAGCCGAAAGAATCAAAAATTTTCCTTATCCAAGGAACTTTTCTTCAATTACGACATATCTTTTGTTGCTGTTTATTCTTTTCGTACCGTTCGGATTAATAAAAGAGCTCGATAAACTAGGCGACGGAACGGCCCTTGAAGGCTGGACGGTGTGGTTTAATATTCCGTTTTCTTTATTGGTAACCTGGTGTTTTCATACGTTAGACAGTGTAGGAGAGGCTTCTGTAAACCCTTTTGAAGGAAGTCCCAATGATGTTCCCATCACACAGATTAGTCGTACCATCGAAATTGATATGCGGGATATGCTGGATGAATCAGATCTTCCACCGGCTATTGCACCTAAGAATAATATCGTTCTTTAA
- a CDS encoding DUF2490 domain-containing protein translates to MRKIFTKLAFTLVSLGSISAWAQKSDLGAWYMYFGNNKISKKLNWHNEIQYRNFDAVGDLEQLLIRTGIGYDLTENNNNVLLGYGFILSQPYVNGEKKENVEHRIFQQFITKQKFGRFNLQHRYRLEERFLEDDFRMRFRYMLGLTIPITQKEMLPKTLYASVYNEIFLHFNSPVFDRNRVYGALGYVINKNMRIEAGYMNQLQENKNRGQIQIGFYNNIPFTKN, encoded by the coding sequence ATGAGAAAGATTTTCACGAAGTTGGCTTTTACACTCGTAAGCTTAGGATCAATATCCGCTTGGGCACAAAAGAGTGATCTGGGTGCCTGGTATATGTATTTTGGAAATAATAAGATCAGTAAAAAGCTCAACTGGCATAACGAAATCCAGTACAGGAATTTTGATGCAGTCGGAGATCTGGAGCAGCTGTTAATTCGTACCGGGATAGGATATGACCTGACAGAAAATAATAACAATGTTTTATTGGGATATGGTTTTATATTGAGTCAGCCTTATGTGAACGGGGAGAAAAAAGAAAATGTTGAGCACAGGATTTTCCAGCAGTTTATTACCAAACAGAAATTCGGACGTTTTAATCTTCAGCATCGCTACCGGTTGGAAGAACGTTTTCTCGAAGACGATTTTAGAATGAGATTCCGTTATATGTTGGGACTGACTATTCCTATTACCCAAAAAGAAATGCTGCCTAAAACCCTGTATGCTTCAGTATATAATGAGATTTTTCTGCATTTCAACAGCCCGGTTTTCGACAGAAACAGGGTCTACGGAGCTTTAGGCTATGTTATCAATAAAAATATGAGGATTGAAGCCGGATATATGAATCAACTACAGGAAAATAAAAACAGGGGACAGATTCAGATTGGCTTCTATAACAATATCCCATTTACCAAAAACTAA
- a CDS encoding VOC family protein — MASVNVYLIFNGNYREAFDFYKSVFGGEYPYIGTFGEMPPAEGKETPEEDKDKIMHVALPISKETILMGSDTGGEWASQFKAGNNFSISVNADSKEEADKLFRGLSEGGQVTMPMADTFWGAYFGMFSDKFGINWMINYDDPAKMQQHP; from the coding sequence ATGGCATCAGTAAACGTTTATTTAATATTTAACGGAAACTACAGGGAAGCGTTCGACTTCTATAAATCAGTTTTCGGTGGCGAGTACCCTTATATCGGAACTTTTGGAGAAATGCCTCCCGCAGAAGGTAAAGAAACACCTGAAGAAGATAAAGATAAAATCATGCATGTGGCCCTTCCGATTTCCAAAGAAACTATATTGATGGGAAGCGATACCGGAGGAGAATGGGCCTCTCAGTTTAAAGCCGGAAATAACTTTTCGATCTCCGTGAATGCAGATTCAAAAGAAGAAGCAGATAAACTGTTCCGTGGCCTTTCTGAAGGAGGACAGGTTACCATGCCAATGGCAGATACTTTCTGGGGTGCCTATTTCGGAATGTTTTCTGATAAATTCGGGATCAACTGGATGATAAATTATGATGATCCTGCGAAAATGCAACAACATCCCTAA
- a CDS encoding VOC family protein, whose product MKLGVFSLSLSVKDLQKSKDFYEKLGFSAMGGNMEHNYLIMKNGSTVIGLFQAMFDGNMLTFNPGWDENAQNLESFEDVREIQKRLKDGGVEIEKEADETTSGPEHIYLKDPDGNMILIDQHR is encoded by the coding sequence ATGAAACTAGGAGTATTCTCATTAAGCTTAAGTGTGAAAGACCTTCAAAAATCTAAAGATTTCTATGAAAAACTTGGTTTTTCAGCCATGGGAGGAAATATGGAACACAATTATCTGATCATGAAAAATGGCAGTACCGTGATAGGTCTGTTCCAGGCTATGTTTGATGGTAATATGCTGACCTTTAATCCCGGATGGGACGAAAATGCCCAGAACCTTGAATCGTTTGAAGATGTACGTGAGATTCAGAAGCGCTTAAAAGATGGGGGTGTTGAGATTGAAAAAGAAGCTGATGAAACAACTTCAGGTCCTGAACATATCTATCTGAAGGATCCTGATGGTAATATGATCTTAATTGATCAACATCGATAG
- a CDS encoding DUF1569 domain-containing protein: MENVFDAKDAQNYIDRINKLVEDTHGLWGKMTVDQMLAHCSITYEMVYEPEKHKKPGAIAKFILKTFVKPKVVGEKAYPRDSPTAPQFLITGRKNFHEEKTRLIGFIQKTQQLGAEAFDGKESFSFGKLNAQEWNNMFAKHLNHHLSQFGV; the protein is encoded by the coding sequence ATGGAAAATGTATTTGACGCAAAAGATGCTCAGAATTACATCGATAGAATCAATAAATTAGTGGAAGATACTCACGGATTGTGGGGGAAAATGACCGTTGATCAGATGCTGGCGCATTGCAGCATAACTTATGAGATGGTGTATGAGCCGGAAAAGCACAAGAAACCGGGCGCGATTGCTAAATTTATTCTGAAAACTTTTGTAAAACCTAAAGTAGTGGGTGAGAAGGCTTATCCCAGAGATTCCCCTACCGCTCCGCAGTTTTTGATAACCGGTAGAAAAAATTTTCATGAAGAAAAAACCAGGCTTATTGGTTTTATCCAAAAAACTCAGCAGTTGGGAGCAGAAGCTTTTGATGGGAAAGAATCGTTTTCTTTTGGAAAATTAAATGCTCAGGAATGGAATAATATGTTCGCAAAACACCTGAACCACCATTTGTCACAATTTGGCGTTTAA
- a CDS encoding ABC transporter permease — protein sequence MKEFFRLLAREFKLFIGNSTLRTVFFVAPIFYATLLGFVYKSGKVENTPVLVVDRDNTPLSNQLTEMLDDNKSIKIIKYLQEPLSIKDEVIRHEAAAVVIIPSRFEGDMLQKKYPELNVYINTGNVLTANFASKALQLTIGTFSAGASIKALQKAGMPAVKAATQYEPFKANYITLFNTTGNYLIFMWPAMLAVVLQQVILLAMAVSFAAEFERGSFVKEYLKMKRWAFPTMLIKVIPIWVFSILIVSIYYFMHMIFRVPMPEGILNFILLTAVFVGSVSFLGVFISILIPDALKATQILMVIASPAFIISGFTWPLSAMPAFVQFIANIIPLTPFLQAFKILLIQKGSVELTFPYLKHLSILLIIYAVLGWIALKIKLWFIFKKAVPREIAEQSSPKELE from the coding sequence ATGAAAGAATTTTTCCGCCTTCTGGCCCGCGAATTCAAGCTTTTTATCGGCAATTCTACCCTAAGGACTGTGTTCTTTGTGGCCCCTATTTTCTATGCAACCTTGCTTGGGTTCGTTTACAAAAGCGGAAAAGTTGAAAATACACCTGTACTGGTTGTGGATCGGGATAATACGCCCTTGTCCAATCAATTGACAGAAATGCTGGATGATAATAAAAGCATTAAAATTATTAAATACCTGCAGGAGCCTTTGAGTATTAAAGATGAGGTGATCAGGCATGAAGCTGCTGCTGTTGTTATTATTCCTTCCCGTTTCGAAGGAGATATGCTTCAGAAAAAATATCCTGAACTGAATGTCTACATCAATACAGGAAATGTCTTGACGGCTAATTTTGCTTCGAAAGCCCTTCAGCTTACCATCGGAACTTTTTCCGCCGGAGCTTCCATCAAGGCTTTACAAAAGGCTGGAATGCCGGCAGTAAAAGCGGCAACACAATACGAACCTTTCAAGGCTAATTATATAACCCTATTTAATACTACCGGAAACTATCTGATCTTTATGTGGCCGGCCATGCTGGCAGTCGTTCTGCAACAGGTAATCTTACTGGCTATGGCCGTGAGTTTTGCTGCAGAATTTGAAAGAGGATCATTTGTGAAAGAATACCTTAAAATGAAGAGGTGGGCTTTCCCGACCATGTTGATTAAAGTCATTCCTATCTGGGTATTCTCGATTTTGATTGTAAGTATTTACTACTTTATGCATATGATTTTCAGGGTTCCGATGCCGGAAGGAATACTCAATTTCATATTGCTGACCGCCGTTTTTGTAGGCTCTGTTTCATTCCTCGGAGTATTCATCAGTATACTGATCCCGGATGCCTTAAAGGCGACGCAGATCCTGATGGTGATTGCTTCGCCGGCCTTTATCATCAGTGGTTTTACATGGCCTTTAAGTGCAATGCCTGCATTTGTACAGTTTATTGCTAATATTATTCCTTTGACTCCCTTCTTGCAGGCCTTTAAAATTTTATTAATTCAAAAAGGTTCTGTAGAACTTACTTTTCCTTACCTGAAACATTTAAGTATTCTATTGATCATCTATGCTGTTTTAGGATGGATCGCCTTAAAGATCAAACTGTGGTTCATCTTTAAAAAAGCTGTTCCCCGGGAGATTGCAGAGCAGAGTTCCCCTAAAGAGCTTGAATAA
- a CDS encoding biotin/lipoyl-binding protein: MHKNISLIFAALFMLGSCGQKNEKLRETEGKTKKDVISFAPKVTGRILKIYVSEGQTVKKGDTLAQLDVPEVSAKIAQAQGAVNAATAQEQMAKNGATADQLRQLNAKYKGLKEQYEFAQKSYRRANNMFRDSLMSPQAHDEVYAKLQGAKAQYDAVVAELDDVKRGTRFEKVEMAAGQASQAKGALQEANVAYSERYIIATNDMEIETISLNTGELATAGFALFNGYIPESTYFRFTIPESAISKYKKGQEVSMQIVYNKEELTGNIVYIKQLTKYADITTAYPDYQLQDAIYEIKVKPKDMNKAKSILVNANVILK, translated from the coding sequence ATGCATAAAAATATATCTTTAATCTTTGCCGCTCTCTTTATGCTGGGAAGCTGCGGTCAGAAAAATGAAAAACTCAGGGAGACTGAAGGAAAAACCAAAAAAGACGTGATCTCTTTTGCTCCGAAAGTGACCGGGAGAATTCTGAAAATATATGTCTCGGAAGGGCAGACCGTAAAAAAAGGAGATACTCTTGCACAGCTCGACGTTCCGGAAGTTTCTGCAAAAATAGCACAGGCTCAGGGAGCTGTAAATGCGGCGACTGCGCAGGAGCAAATGGCTAAAAACGGAGCCACGGCAGATCAGTTGAGACAACTTAATGCCAAATATAAAGGATTGAAAGAGCAGTATGAATTTGCCCAGAAATCTTATCGCAGAGCCAACAATATGTTTCGCGACAGTCTGATGTCTCCACAGGCACATGATGAGGTATACGCAAAACTTCAGGGGGCAAAAGCGCAGTATGATGCCGTAGTAGCAGAATTGGATGATGTAAAAAGAGGAACCCGTTTCGAAAAAGTGGAAATGGCAGCAGGGCAGGCTTCACAGGCTAAAGGGGCCTTACAGGAAGCTAATGTAGCCTATTCTGAAAGATATATCATTGCTACCAATGACATGGAAATTGAAACCATCAGTCTAAATACAGGAGAACTCGCAACAGCAGGTTTTGCGTTATTCAACGGATATATCCCTGAAAGTACCTACTTCAGATTTACCATTCCTGAAAGTGCAATTTCAAAATATAAAAAAGGACAGGAAGTCAGCATGCAGATTGTTTACAATAAAGAAGAACTGACAGGAAATATTGTCTACATCAAGCAGCTGACAAAATATGCTGATATTACCACTGCATATCCAGACTACCAGCTGCAGGACGCGATCTACGAGATCAAAGTGAAACCTAAAGATATGAATAAGGCTAAAAGTATTTTAGTCAATGCTAATGTTATCCTGAAATAA